The Silene latifolia isolate original U9 population chromosome X, ASM4854445v1, whole genome shotgun sequence genome contains the following window.
TGCTTATCACTGTTGTCAAGCTGCTTTTGTGTATGTCTTTGTTGGTCCATAGCActctcaaaacgcatccaaaactcaaccaatCTTCCTGACTTATGCTCAAACCTCTTAAAAAagctattttcgctctctgatctttgagtCGTCCACATAGCAGACGCCATCTTCAAGTCTCTAcaatgcgccatcacccactGTCCCCTTATAGCATACGTATCCGCAAACCAATCATTGGCACCAAGACCATGCTCTTCAATAATTTGCTCCAAGATAGCATCGAATTCTGCTGCTTCAAGCTCATCATCCCATATAATTTCATTAAGTTTACACATGAAGTCATTATAATCACTCCTAGAGACACCAAACTTACTGGGcattttgttcattatatgccacatacaaaACCGATGGCACGCTGTCTTGAAAACAAGAGGGACAGACTTGATAATACCCGGGTCCTGATCTGTAATTATATACTCGGGTTCCTTACCCCCCATTGCTTGTAAAAACCGGCTGGAAATCCAATTAAATGACTCATAATCTTCCCTTGCAATTAGAGCCCCACAGAACATCACTGATCGTTTATGGTGATCCACACCGGTGAACGGTGTGAAAACCATAGAATACTTATTTGTGGAGTAAGTTGGGTCTAATGACTCCGCATCACCAAATATCTTATAGTTCTCTCGGGCAGTACCGTGTGCCCATATAGCCCTACGTAGGCTGCCATCATCGTCAAGATCGTAGTCAAAGTAGAAACCTATTCTTGCTTCAGTCATTTCCTTAAAATGGTCTACGAACAACCGACCATCACGTTCGTGAATGAAACACTTAACATCcctatggaagttcttaaaatcatttaagcttgctccaatcttttcgaATCCATTCACCTGTTCTTTGCATATTTTGTAGGTCTTTgttgctcctatcttcagctgtCAATTAATATATAACagatatgatatatatatatatatatatatgtatatatatatatatgtatatatatatatatgtatatatatatatatatgtatatatatatatatataacgtgaatgaatttattgaaTTAGTATTGACAGTGATGATATATTACTAACCCTTGAGTTCGAAACGATTATCATCTTTGATAATCTGTTATGTTGTGCGACAATATCTGGAACTCTCTGTCCTTAAGTGAGATAAGCTCGTGATTGTGACCCTCGTGGAATCGGTGAATTAATAGAAGACCATTCTTCATATATAGTCTTATCCTCGCTTTACACCCCACTCTAGTGACTCTGAATATCCTCTGTGAATTCTCTCCAACTAGTTCGTCACTCTGATCTTTAGTCGGCGCCTTGTGAGCGAAACCTTCTTGATTGCAAATGACAAGCTTTGACTTGATCTCTCCATCACGCCACATTTTTGTTCTGTACCTACGCacatcaaacccacaagcaatggCGTATATCTTATAAAATGTTACAGCGTCCTCAATCTCCCCAAACTCCTACCCGATGTATGGTGTAAACCTCTTTTCAACCTCCCTGCACAATTCCTGCCTGTCAGGCTGCACTCCGTTTTTGTTAAGTGAATCTGTAAATAGGACTTGTTAATACAGTTTacagagtgtaaatttaaaaactgaagtgtaaatgtaacagaTATGAAGTGGAAGTGTAAATATCATcagatatgaagtgtaagtgtGAATGTTTTAAACAATCCATTAATCTTAGAGTGTACAAGTAAAGGGAAGCAAAGTGTaaatgtaagtgtaaatgtaaagggaatcaaagtgtaaatgtccaaATTGTCCCAAGGTGTAAGTGTAAAATGTAAACGTCCAAAAGTGTAATGTAAATGTGATCACAAAtgtagtgtaaatgtgatgttgtAAAAGTGTAAATGAGCAATATCAGTGTAAATGTCAATAGACGTGAAGTGTAAATGAACAATTATCAATTTTTTAAATACCTCATTTACAATGTAAGTGTAAATGATGTCACTTTTGAATTTTGATTGTGATGGCCTTTTATTTGCATAGTCTAATACGTACAATTTTGATCTTGAAAAATTGAAGCAAAGCAAAGtgtaaatgcaagtgtaaatataAAGGGAatcaaagtgtaaatgtccaaATCGTcccaaagtgtaagtgtaaatgtaaacgtccaaaagtgtaagtgtaaatgtcatcagaaATGTAGTGTAAGTGTGATGttgtaaaagtgtaaatgtaaatgtgaacgtccaaaagtgtaagtgtaaatgtcatcagaaatgtagtgtaaatgtgatgttgtAAAAGTGTAAATGAGCAATATCAGTGTAAATGTCAATAGATGTGAAGTGTAAATGAGCAATTATCAATTTTTTAAATACCTCATTAACAATGTAAGTGTAAATGATGTCacatttgaattttgattttgatgGCCTTTAATTTGCATAGTCTAATACGTACAATTTTGATCTTGAAAAATAATCAGAACTGAGAACTGGAACAATCAATACTGGGGCAACAGTGATATTATTTGTACAATCTTCATATGAAAATGGTGAATGTTAACTTTAAATCAATTGCAAGTGtcagtgtaaatgtaaatgttaAGATAAgggcagtgtaaatgtgatggtCTAAAAGTATAAATGTCCAACgtaagtgtaaatgttgtcagaatgctaacttGTTTAGTACAATGCGTTGAAAACTATAACAATCAAAAATCGATACTCAAAACTGAAATCTAATTTTCATTTAAAACTCAGCATCAAATTTGAAAAGTGTAACTGTGAATTATCCTTTCAAAAGTAATGATAAGATACATTCAACTAAAAATATGAAAACGGTGATtgaaaacaataattaaaatgaaCAAATACCATGACATGCAGATTATACATTTAACTGAAAATATTAAAATGGTGActgaaaacaataaataaaatgaagaaataccattgaTTCCATCTATTATCTGCATGGATGCGATGATTTGCAAGTTTTAGAAAGAATTGTAGCTGAATTTTGAGCGTTGAATAGAAAAAACCCAGGTTTAGAGAGAAGGTGGATGAAGAATGGTAGATAGAAGGTGGATGAAGAAGTGTGTTAAGAAAGGAGGTAGGTTGCTTTTGAAAACATAGTACAGAGGATATAGCGTTTTGTCCGTCAGTCCATCACTTGGGAAGAACAATTAGCAGACAATGTTTTCCTCTTTCCTATATAAGTTTTCCCTTTTTTTGGCCTATATTTTGTAAACAATCTCAACCTTAGATATTGTCCATCTAAAGgtcctaaggagtccaccaaagggttggctagtacttaagctgaccatctcctcacaaaataagcagaaaggtcatgccccagcttggatataaacccaccaagccaggaacacaaaggctattaagccgcaaacatatactcgtcaaagactataatggcctatctatgatgaaggccgaaatactcacctaggacctaaataaaaccaatctaggtcccagcttgaatactttagcccacaccacacaagacaagtaggacacccaattaaccataagagaggcaaagagtccaaacttgcacactcatatgatcatacacaccctagtatatgaaaggctacgcaagagcatattcagctgacaatccaacaatatctccaatatcaataataacccaaattccagctaaccaacaataccataatccatgagaacaagctaaaatggcaaagaggcaacaagactcaagcataaggcatccaaaacatccaacaaccaacatgtgaaatgataattacaaatatcaaggcataacataaaacctccaataacaaccaatctcacctcaaagacaaaccctcgacccgagtcccgcgacgggtcatcggtcaaatcgaggtcgacggtttaaacctagtttgaccaaactcgttcggtcaatctggcccagttcagagtcttggcctactttggcccaaatcacaaaatttatcacaatatcattctcatgttattcccaatttctatcatgtgagaaacgaaagtaacacattatcaatcacctaaacacttaacaaacaccaaacacaacatcaatgtgacattaaatcgtcgagtaactcggaatagttaccttacgctagcaaagagacaagtaataacttgagaaagcttctaaaaccaaaaattactcttcatcttcaaccacatatgaggcacctaaaataattatgtgaaaggacgatattaacgaattatctttatataaaatatgagacgaaaatataattaaataacgaAATATACTCTACTGCACCCATTTTTATCAACCCATAAGCAACCCATAAAACAGTCCTCCATCAGTATATAACCGCCTGCTCAGTCgcgtcaaaacagtcccaaacccTATACTAAAACGCCCCAAAACAGGGCTCACAAAACCCCATGTCGCGGTTCCAAACTGAAACCCCATCATCATTTCAGCAttcaccgtcttaaatataccacttactagctagcatcccaaatgatccctacaggtcagtatacaccgtctcaatcatctccacatatcagtatacaccgtctcaactatacaactgactaattaacatccataaggatccctatatataattatacaccgtctcaattataaaacagactaaccagcattcgaaataaacatattttacaagtaatatcgagtaacccgtcatcgttacctttttccgatcgaattagtccttcatgactaacaaatcttatacaagaccatctatcttagcatctacaaccgtcttataataaataaagctgaaagtataaattgcatttgtaaaaatacatgacgaaaatgaattttacttacaacggattgacggaaacgacgagaggaatgctatggaatgaaaatcgtcgaaaacggatgagaaacggacgaCCGAAAATCGATTTTACGAATGAAAAAAATGATACGT
Protein-coding sequences here:
- the LOC141618728 gene encoding protein FAR-RED IMPAIRED RESPONSE 1-like, which gives rise to MTEARIGFYFDYDLDDDGSLRRAIWAHGTARENYKIFGDAESLDPTYSTNKYSMVFTPFTGVDHHKRSVMFCGALIAREDYESFNWISSRFLQAMGGKEPEYIITDQDPGIIKSVPLVFKTACHRFCMWHIMNKMPSKFGVSRSDYNDFMCKLNEIIWDDELEAAEFDAILEQIIEEHGLGANDWFADTYAIRGQWVMAHCRDLKMASAMWTTQRSESENSFFKRFEHKSGRLVEFWMRFESAMDQQRHTQKQLDNSDKHSSAKTSTYLALESHAAKV